The DNA segment CCCTGCAAGTCTTTTGCCGGCAATCCACTGAATTTCATTCGACAGACCGCGGACGGCGGGTTCGAGGAGCCGGCGGTCGACGTCGTCATCTTCCGACAGAACACGGAAGGGCTCTATTGCGGTATCGAGTGGACCGATCCCCCGGAGGAAGTGCGCAAAGCACTGGCACTACACCCGAAGTTTCCAGCCTTTGCCGAAGTCCCCTCGAAAGACGTGGCGATGTCGGTTCGTCTTTTCACGCGTCGCGCCTGCCGCCGTATTGTTGAGGCCGCATTCACGTATGCCGAAAAACACGGGTACAAGTCCGTCACGGTATGCGAGAAGCCCAATGTACTTCGTGAGACTTCGGGCATGATGGAGGAGGTCGCACGCGAAGTGCACGCGAATCATCCGGACATCCAGCTCTGGTCAACCAACATTGATGCACAAATGATGTGGCTGACCAAAAACCCGGAGGACTACGGTGTGCTCGTTGCGGGCAATCTGTTCGGCGACATCGTCTCGGATGCATTCGCCGGTCTGGTCGGGGGCCTCGGCTTTGCGTGTTCCGGCAATATCGGTGACGATGTGGCCGTCTTCGAACCAACACATGGATCGGCGCCGAAGTATGCGGATCTTGACCCGTCCATTGTCAATCCGATCGCGATGATTCTCAGTGCCGCGATGCTGCTCGACCACGTGGGAGAAGAGGAGCGCGGTCGGCGCGTCCGGCAGGCAGTGGCAGAGGTCGTTAGTGAAGGCAAGGTGCGGCCGTACGACATGATGAAAATCCCCGGTGGTTCCGATTCGATTCGGCGAGGTGCCGCGACGACACGGGAAACGACTGACGCCATCCTGGAGAAACTCGGTCAACTGGAGCCCGCATGACGAATCAGACAGAAGCAAACGGTCGGGCCAACGTGAACCGAAGTGAGGCCGGCCGTCGTGGAGATGGCGTACGATCGGACGTGTTCGTATCTGTCGAACGTACCGAACGTGGTGGCCTGTCACTCGATGTCACATCCAGGGCGGAGGCGCTGTACGGCGAATCTATCCGGAAAGATGTGACCGAAGTCGTAAACGCTTTCGGACTGGGTGACGCAACCGTAACGGTCGAGGACCAGGGTGCGCTCCCGTTCGTGCTTGCAGCCCGGGTTGAGACTGCATTGCGAAGGCTGGGTCTCGAGGGCGACGGACGGCCGGCTCGCCATCCGCGTACGTATCCAAGGACCGAGCGTGACCGGCTTCGTCGCTCGCGACTTTACCTGCCGGGCAACGAGCCAAAGTTCATGATCAACGCGGCATTGCATGCGCCCGACGCAGTGATCCTCGATCTGGAAGACTCGGTTCACCCACTCGAGAAAGACGCGGCGCGGATTGTGGTACGGAACGCACTGCGATGCCTCGATTTCCGGGGCTGTGAGCGCATGGTACGAATCAACCAGCACGAGGCGGGACTTCTTGATCTCGATGCCGTGATTCCGGAGTCACCGGATCTCATACTGATTCCGAAAGCCCAGACTGTTGACGATGTACGCCAGGTCGTGGAAAGAATACGTGAGATTCAGCGCGGTACAGAACAGCCGGAGCCGATCTGGATCATGCCTATTCTGGAGTCGGCGCTCGGCATCGAGAACGCATTCGACATCGCGCGCGCATCAGAAAATGTCGTCGCGCTGACCATCGGATTGGAGGACTATACTGCCGACCTGGGCGTGCGAAAGACCTTCGAGGGCGATGAGTCTCTTTATGCGCGAATGCGACTGGTCAACGCCTCGGTCGCCGCCGGTTTGCAGGCGATTGACTCCGTCTTTGGCAACGTCGGCGACATGGACGCCCTCAGAGCATGGGCCACACGATCAAAGGGGATGGGATTTGAAGGCATGGGCTGCATACATCCTCGTCAGATTCGGCCGATTCACGAATCGTTCGCCCCGTCGGAAGCAGAGATAGAGAAATCACTGACGATTGTTGCTGCCTTCGAGTTGGCACAGGCACGGGGACTGAGTGTTGTGAGCCTCGGCTCAAAAATGATCGATCCCCCGGTCGTGATCCGTGCCCAGCGTCTCGTCGAAACGGCACGAAGAGCCGGGCTTATATCAGATGAATCCGACATTCCCAAGAACGCGGCAGACTCCTGACCCGATGATCAGCACATCACTCGACTTCGTAGAAAACAGCCTGGGACGTCGCGTACCAACGCTGGCAAACGGCAAGGCACAGGTGCCGTTTCGTGGCGTCGGAGCGCTCGAGCCGGTAGGCCGAAAGCACGGTCCACCTATTCGCTCATGCAAGAACTATCCAGCGAGTGGCGACAAGCGCGTGCCGGATCTGAAGACGGCGCTCGAGAGATGCGGGTTGCGCGACGGTATGGTGATTTCGAGCCATCATCACCTTCGCAACGGCGACC comes from the Rhodothermales bacterium genome and includes:
- a CDS encoding citrate lyase ACP; this translates as MTNQTEANGRANVNRSEAGRRGDGVRSDVFVSVERTERGGLSLDVTSRAEALYGESIRKDVTEVVNAFGLGDATVTVEDQGALPFVLAARVETALRRLGLEGDGRPARHPRTYPRTERDRLRRSRLYLPGNEPKFMINAALHAPDAVILDLEDSVHPLEKDAARIVVRNALRCLDFRGCERMVRINQHEAGLLDLDAVIPESPDLILIPKAQTVDDVRQVVERIREIQRGTEQPEPIWIMPILESALGIENAFDIARASENVVALTIGLEDYTADLGVRKTFEGDESLYARMRLVNASVAAGLQAIDSVFGNVGDMDALRAWATRSKGMGFEGMGCIHPRQIRPIHESFAPSEAEIEKSLTIVAAFELAQARGLSVVSLGSKMIDPPVVIRAQRLVETARRAGLISDESDIPKNAADS
- a CDS encoding isocitrate/isopropylmalate dehydrogenase family protein; amino-acid sequence: MRRTVVTMPGDGIGASVLPEALRVLDAVGFEADYVHGDIGWEFWRTEGNPLPDKTIKLLEEHKLGLFGAITSRPKKEAAADLAPHLRDKGYVYFSPIVGMRQRFGLDVCIRPCKSFAGNPLNFIRQTADGGFEEPAVDVVIFRQNTEGLYCGIEWTDPPEEVRKALALHPKFPAFAEVPSKDVAMSVRLFTRRACRRIVEAAFTYAEKHGYKSVTVCEKPNVLRETSGMMEEVAREVHANHPDIQLWSTNIDAQMMWLTKNPEDYGVLVAGNLFGDIVSDAFAGLVGGLGFACSGNIGDDVAVFEPTHGSAPKYADLDPSIVNPIAMILSAAMLLDHVGEEERGRRVRQAVAEVVSEGKVRPYDMMKIPGGSDSIRRGAATTRETTDAILEKLGQLEPA